The Toxorhynchites rutilus septentrionalis strain SRP chromosome 3, ASM2978413v1, whole genome shotgun sequence genome includes a region encoding these proteins:
- the LOC129775260 gene encoding uncharacterized protein LOC129775260, with product MPPKEEKMLAERLVQQQGLFATRNAIEKFIENYDAERDTHQISVRLESLDRVNASFLEVQDAIERLDKSEMLEAHLEERVDFEQRFCEAKGFLLSRRSNDANQTLLNTSITANSSSYPTNFHLRLPKIDLPKFNGDFSRWLSFRDTFTSMVHSNGDIPTVAKLQYLLQSLEGEAKKPFESIDIEADNYAVSWEVLLKRYDNRRFLKRQLFRALYDLPVVKEEVGKRIHGLIDDFQRHVRALAKLDEHVHHWDTPLINLLSYKLDQSTLRAWEEKTSNKDDVKYDEFVEFLYQRVRILNTVGSDHHQPSLSKTTTTHQIPRVKFSANAVNSSQVQCILSCSDSHNLRNCPVFLTKNVRQRRELVSQKRMCWNCLSSGHHVKKCNSKFSCRTCHDRHHTLLHDSAKVSQNSSVSSSSPVQQSLPSTSGRVDPSSSSSATSQVSMTVQSACPTVLLETVVLNVVDDHGNTHKARALLDSASMSNFMSQQLAKSLFNRRIKVDVSIAGIGLSTQKIRSAITATIESPFQPFSTKMEFLVLKHPSAELPTVPINTSEWNIPNVVLADPQFNVPGKIDLVIGSESFWELHTGQRISLGNNRPWLAETPFGWAVSGSTTNSISQTPNVCFLSTANDCLETVLQKFWEIETVPTCSSFSDEENYCEELYKTTTIRDPSGRYVVRLPRTEKPEVILGDSRSVAERRLFSLERRLQRDPVTRKAYHRFMDEYVQLGHMEQIKGPVNDTIPHFYLPHHSVFKETSTTTKTRVVFDASCKSASGYSLNDTLLVGPVVQRDLLSIVMKFRIHHVVIVADIEKMYRQVLVHPDDQSFQRILWRSSPDHPISTYQLKTVTYGTSSAPYFATKTLQQLANDYGGSDFHAVRSLREDFYVDDLLTGAADVESAIKLRRELSAMLSSAGFPLKKWASNATEVLEDVPPEDLAILPYRSLQDEQAVSTLILVWEPKSDTLRFNVHLPLPAAVLTKRKVMSYIARIFDPLGLVGPTISKAKLFMQRLWALKHNGQSWDWDTPLPLKLQEEWKQFHSTLNLLSEARIPRFVSMPDSVSIQLHFFSDASENAYGTCCYVRTETSDKISVQLLTSKSKVAPLSTRHSIARLELCGAHLSMLLFKKVNNALQTPSTVHFWTDSTTVLQWLHASPSRWKTFVSNRVSQIQLNTNVDCWKHVAGIDNPADDISRGLQPADIITRTRWWRGPPWLALPSDCWPITSFSKEETAGALSESRKSPLIAMTSVQSTFCNELFSRFSSFTKLRRVTAFCQRYIENLHSRYLAQRENSENLKPSNIVISTSNA from the coding sequence ATGCCACCGAAAGAGGAGAAAATGCTGGCTGAGCGTTTGGTTCAACAGCAAGGACTTTTTGCAACACGTAACGCAATCGAAAAATTTATTGAGAATTACGACGCAGAGCGTGATACTCATCAAATCTCGGTACGATTAGAGTCTTTGGATCGGGTCAACGCTAGTTTTCTCGAAGTTCAGGATGCCATTGAGAGACTAGACAAATCGGAGATGCTGGAAGCGCATTTGGAAGAACGTGTCGATTTTGAACAACGGTTTTGTGAAGCGAAGGGTTTCCTCCTGTCCAGACGTTCGAACGATGCaaatcaaactttgttaaatacaTCGATTACTGCGAATTCATCATCGTACCCTACCAATTTTCACCTTCGTCTTCCGAAAATCGACCTCCCCAAATTCAATGGTGATTTTTCACGTTGGTTGTCGTTTAGGGACACATTCACGTCCATGGTCCACTCGAATGGGGACATTCCCACCGTCGCCAAATTGCAATACTTGTTGCAGTCACTTGAAGGAGAAGCAAAGAAGCCGTTTGAATCCATCGATATTGAAGCAGATAATTACGCTGTCAGCTGGGAGGTCCTGCTTAAGAGGTACGATAACCGTCGTTTTCTAAAAAGACAACTTTTTCGAGCTCTTTACGACTTGCCAGTAGTGAAAGAAGAAGTAGGCAAACGTATTCACGGGCTGATCGACGACTTTCAGCGTCATGTACGAGCTCTCGCAAAATTAGACGAGCATGTACACCATTGGGACACACCGCTTATTAACCTACTTTCATATAAATTAGATCAATCTACTTTGAGGGCTTGGGAGGAAAAAACAAGCAATAAAGATGATGTCAAATACGATGAATTTGTTGAATTCCTTTACCAAAGAGTTCGTATTTTGAATACCGTCGGTTCAGATCACCATCAACCCTCACTATCAAAGACGACAACTACACACCAAATTCCAAGAGTGAAATTTTCCGCAAACGCAGTGAATAGTTCTCAAGTTCAGTGCATACTATCCTGCTCAGACAGCCATAACCTTCGAAATTGTCCTGTGTTTCTTACGAAAAATGTCCGTCAACGTCGCGAATTAGTTTCGCAGAAACGAATGTGTTGGAATTGTTTAAGCTCCGGTCATCATGTGAAGAAGTGCAATTCTAAATTCTCCTGTCGTACTTGTCATGACAGGCATCATACGTTGCTGCACGATTCAGCCAAAGTGTCGCAAAACTCTTCCGTATCATCGTCttctcccgttcaacaatcgctTCCATCCACGTCAGGTCGCGTGGATCCCTCCAGTAGTTCTTCGGCTACATCTCAGGTTAGCATGACGGTCCAATCCGCATGCCCCACGGTTTTGCTGGAAACGGTTGTCCTCAATGTTGTTGATGATCACGGAAACACACATAAGGCACGGGCACTACTCGATTCAGCATCAATGTCGAATTTTATGTCGCAACAGCTGGCTAAGAGCCTCTTCAATCGTCGCATCAAGGTAGACGTTTCCATCGCAGGAATCGGTTTATCAACACAGAAGATTAGGAGCGCGATTACCGCCACTATCGAATCACCATTTCAACCATTCTCCACGAAGATGGAATTTCTAGTTTTGAAGCATCCATCGGCAGAGCTGCCGACTGTTCCTATCAATACGTCGGAATGGAACATCCCTAATGTTGTATTGGCTGATCCTCAGTTCAATGTCCCTGGGAAAATTGACCTCGTCATAGGGAGTGAATCATTCTGGGAACTGCATACAGGACAAAGAATTTCACTTGGGAATAATCGTCCATGGCTTGCTGAAACGCCATTCGGATGGGCGGTGTCTGGTTCTACGACCAATTCCATTTCTCAAACGCCAAACGTTTGTTTCCTTTCCACCGCAAATGATTGTCTGGAAACAGTACTTCAGAAGTTTTGGGAGATAGAAACTGTTCCAACTTGTTCTTCGTTCTCCGACGAAGAAAATTATTGTGAAGAATTATATAAAACAACAACTATTCGTGATCCATCAGGGCGATACGTCGTTCGTCTACCCAGAACAGAAAAACCGGAAGTTATACTGGGAGATTCGAGATCTGTCGCCGAACGCAGACTCTTTAGTTTAGAGCGACGATTGCAGCGAGATCCAGTCACGAGGAAAGCGTATCATCGCTTCATGGATGAATATGTGCAACTTGGACACATGGAGCAGATTAAAGGACCTGTGAATGATACAATACCTCATTTTTACCTACCACATCACTCAGTATTCAAAGAGACAAGCACCACAACGAAAACCAGGGTTGTGTTTGATGCATCGTGCAAGTCAGCTTCTGGTTATTCGCTAAACGACACATTACTGGTTGGTCCTGTCGTCCAACGTGACTTACTTTCCATCGTCATGAAGTTCCGAATACATCATGTTGTAATTGTTGCCGACATTGAAAAAATGTACCGGCAGGTACTGGTTCACCCCGATGATCAGTCATTTCAACGCATTCTGTGGCGATCGAGTCCAGACCATCCCATTTCTACATATCAATTGAAGACGGTTACCTACGGTACATCGTCTGCTCCTTACTTTGCGACGAAAACACTCCAGCAACTTGCAAATGATTATGGTGGATCAGATTTCCACGCAGTGAGATCACTTCGGGAAGATTTTTATGTCGATGATCTGCTCACTGGTGCAGCAGACGTAGAATCAGCAATCAAACTTCGTCGGGAATTATCCGCAATGCTCAGCTCCGCTGGGTTTCCTCTGAAAAAGTGGGCATCTAATGCAACTGAAGTTCTTGAGGATGTGCCGCCAGAGGATTTGGCCATTCTTCCGTACCGTAGCCTCCAGGACGAGCAAGCTGTCTCCACTCTTATTCTTGTCTGGGAACCAAAGTCCGACACACTCCGGTTCAATGTTCATTTGCCGCTTCCCGCTGCCGTTCTGACAAAACGAAAGGTGATGTCATACATCGCACGGATCTTCGATCCGCTCGGACTAGTCGGTCCTACGATTTCTAAGGCCAAACTGTTCATGCAGCGTTTGTGGGCTCTGAAGCACAACGGCCAAAGCTGGGACTGGGACACTCCCCTCCCATTGAAACTGCAAGAAGAATGGAAACAGTTCCATTCTACACTCAATCTCCTTAGTGAAGCTCGTATCCCGCGATTTGTATCGATGCCTGACTCCGTCAGCATTCAGCTTCATTTCTTCTCTGATGCGTCGGAAAACGCATATGGTACCTGTTGTTACGTCAGGACTGAAACATCCGATAAAATCTCGGTCCAATTATTGACTTCCAAGTCAAAGGTCGCCCCATTGTCAACCCGACATTCCATTGCTAGACTAGAGCTATGCGGAGCACATCTATCTATGCTGCTCTTCAAGAAGGTTAACAACGCCCTTCAAACTCCTTCGACTGTTCACTTTTGGACGGATTCTACCACGGTCCTTCAATGGTTACACGCTTCGCCAAGCCGCTGGAAAACATTTGTGTCGAATCGAGTTTCACAAATCCAACTCAACACCAATGTTGACTGTTGGAAACATGTTGCGGGTATTGACAATCCCGCTGATGATATCTCCAGAGGACTACAGCCTGCAGATATTATCACCCGCACTAGATGGTGGAGAGGGCCACCATGGTTAGCACTTCCTTCTGACTGCTGGCCCATCACCTCATTTTCCAAGGAAGAAACCGCTGGTGCATTGTCGGAAAGCCGAAAATCTCCATTAATTGCAATGACGTCAGTACAGTCTACATTTTGCAATGAATTATTCAGTCGGTTCTCGAGTTTCACCAAGTTACGTCGTGTCACAGCTTTCTGTCAACGCTACATAGAAAACCTACATAGCCGTTATTTAGCTCAACGTGAgaattcagaaaatttaaaaccatcgaaCATCGTCATCAGCACTAGTAATGCCTGA